One window of the Klebsiella oxytoca genome contains the following:
- a CDS encoding carbohydrate ABC transporter permease: MTLHETKSSPIKQAASPDSTGWLSAKRKRALIPWLFLAPALIIFSWFKFIPMIQGLVMSFYKVNFNQPDEWVGLDNFARAFADVALHAAVVNTLLYVVVTMFAAAILAFFLAMLLEGPARHLRFIRTAIFLPAVTSAAIVAEMWRILFNPTPNGVVNHILSWFGVADQGFLASSDQALGVIMLLHIWKAVPYNMVIFIAGLAGISRDLYDAANVDGANWWNRLRYVTLPGMIPALSVVLMLSFIRGFRVFAEVYATTGGGPSNATEMVMTHIYKLGFEQFDYGYASAVSFLLFTFTVFLTICHLTLKKRIARY; this comes from the coding sequence ATGACGCTGCATGAGACGAAGTCCTCGCCGATAAAGCAGGCCGCTTCGCCTGACTCAACCGGATGGCTGAGCGCAAAGCGTAAGCGGGCGCTGATCCCGTGGCTGTTTTTAGCCCCAGCGCTGATTATTTTTAGCTGGTTTAAGTTTATCCCGATGATTCAGGGTCTGGTGATGAGCTTTTACAAGGTCAACTTTAATCAGCCGGACGAATGGGTGGGGCTCGATAACTTCGCCCGCGCTTTCGCCGACGTAGCGCTGCACGCGGCGGTGGTGAATACGCTGCTGTACGTGGTGGTAACGATGTTTGCCGCGGCTATCCTGGCGTTCTTCCTGGCCATGCTGCTGGAAGGCCCGGCGCGCCACCTGCGTTTTATTCGAACCGCCATCTTTTTACCCGCGGTCACCAGCGCGGCGATCGTCGCCGAAATGTGGCGTATTTTGTTCAATCCGACGCCCAACGGCGTGGTTAACCACATCCTCAGCTGGTTTGGCGTAGCCGATCAGGGTTTTCTGGCCAGTTCCGATCAGGCGCTGGGGGTCATCATGCTGCTGCACATCTGGAAAGCGGTGCCTTACAACATGGTGATCTTTATTGCCGGCCTGGCTGGGATCAGCCGCGATTTATACGATGCGGCGAACGTGGATGGCGCTAACTGGTGGAATCGTCTGCGCTACGTCACGCTGCCCGGCATGATCCCGGCGCTCTCGGTGGTGCTGATGCTCTCCTTTATTCGTGGTTTCCGCGTGTTTGCCGAGGTGTACGCCACCACCGGCGGAGGACCTTCTAACGCCACGGAAATGGTCATGACCCACATCTACAAACTGGGTTTTGAGCAGTTTGACTACGGTTACGCTTCGGCGGTGTCGTTCCTGCTCTTCACCTTCACGGTTTTCTTAACCATTTGTCATCTGACGCTGAAAAAACGTATTGCACGTTACTAA